A stretch of Amycolatopsis balhimycina FH 1894 DNA encodes these proteins:
- a CDS encoding SDR family NAD(P)-dependent oxidoreductase, protein MAALVDQTILIVGASSGIGAQVARDIAGHGNRVVVVARRAAELAAVAAEVRAAGSECLDLVADALDPAAAAAVVERVVAEFGAVDVALLNVGQGPDMLMAEAGVADIARVMAVNYDVTVHYLVPLIAQMRRQGGGLIAQTNSLAGLMGIPRQGPYSAAKAAVRMLIDAARVELAPEGIRFTSLYPGFVATARVSADGLPKPFQISEKQAARHVVRALRREPADASFPWTTSALIQLLRALPAGVSGALLRKLAS, encoded by the coding sequence ATGGCTGCGCTGGTGGACCAGACGATCCTGATCGTCGGCGCGTCCTCGGGGATCGGTGCCCAGGTGGCGCGGGACATCGCCGGTCATGGCAACCGGGTGGTGGTCGTCGCCCGGCGGGCGGCGGAGCTCGCGGCCGTGGCGGCGGAGGTCCGCGCGGCGGGGAGTGAGTGCCTCGACCTCGTGGCCGATGCGCTCGACCCGGCGGCCGCGGCCGCGGTGGTGGAGCGGGTGGTGGCGGAGTTCGGTGCGGTGGACGTCGCGCTGCTCAACGTGGGTCAGGGGCCGGACATGCTCATGGCCGAGGCCGGGGTGGCCGACATCGCCCGGGTGATGGCGGTGAACTACGACGTGACGGTGCACTACCTCGTCCCGCTGATCGCGCAGATGCGCCGCCAGGGTGGTGGCTTGATCGCGCAGACCAATTCGCTGGCGGGGCTGATGGGCATTCCGCGTCAAGGGCCGTATTCGGCGGCGAAGGCGGCGGTGCGAATGCTGATCGACGCGGCGCGGGTCGAGCTCGCTCCGGAGGGGATCCGCTTCACCTCGCTGTATCCGGGCTTCGTGGCGACCGCGCGCGTCAGCGCCGACGGGCTGCCGAAGCCGTTCCAGATCAGCGAAAAGCAGGCCGCGCGGCACGTGGTCCGGGCACTGCGGCGGGAACCCGCCGACGCGTCCTTCCCCTGGACGACGTCCGCGCTGATCCAGCTCCTGCGGGCATTGCCCGCAGGCGTTTCCGGAGCGCTGTTGAGAAAACTCGCCTCTTAG
- a CDS encoding DMT family transporter, producing MTWVLLAGAILSEVAATLSLRASEGLRKKRWIAPVAVFYIGAFGLLTVALAQGMPVGIAYGVWAACGVALTAIGARVFFKDALTKRMGAGVGLIAAGVLIIELGATAH from the coding sequence ATGACGTGGGTGCTGCTGGCCGGGGCGATCCTGTCGGAGGTGGCGGCGACGCTGTCGCTGCGAGCCTCGGAGGGGTTGCGGAAGAAGCGGTGGATCGCGCCCGTCGCGGTCTTCTACATCGGCGCCTTCGGCTTGCTGACGGTCGCTCTCGCGCAGGGGATGCCAGTGGGGATCGCGTACGGCGTCTGGGCGGCCTGCGGCGTCGCCCTGACGGCGATCGGCGCGCGGGTGTTCTTCAAAGACGCGCTGACGAAACGGATGGGAGCCGGCGTCGGGCTGATCGCCGCGGGCGTGCTGATCATCGAACTCGGCGCGACCGCGCACTGA
- a CDS encoding DMT family transporter translates to MGKWAILAGAIVLEVAATLALRATIDDAWWAVLTVAGYLGAFVALSALLRKGAPIGVVYGIWAAAGVALTAVMGAVLFAEPFTPLIAIGIAAVIGGVVLVETGHGTESKVRS, encoded by the coding sequence ATGGGAAAATGGGCGATCTTGGCCGGAGCGATCGTGCTGGAGGTGGCGGCGACCCTGGCTCTGCGGGCCACGATCGACGACGCCTGGTGGGCGGTGCTGACCGTGGCCGGCTACCTCGGCGCGTTCGTGGCGCTTTCCGCGCTGCTGCGTAAGGGCGCTCCGATTGGTGTCGTCTACGGCATCTGGGCGGCCGCGGGAGTCGCGCTGACCGCGGTCATGGGCGCGGTGTTGTTCGCCGAGCCGTTCACGCCGCTGATCGCGATCGGGATCGCCGCGGTCATCGGCGGCGTCGTGTTAGTGGAGACCGGTCACGGCACCGAAAGCAAGGTGCGGTCATGA
- a CDS encoding TetR/AcrR family transcriptional regulator, whose translation MALKDRREELIAAALRVMVRDGAGKATTRAIVSEAGMTLGVFHYCFDSREQLLQEVITRITDSLAAAARRAFADEDDLSSIIVKSLTAYWEGVEANPGEHLLGYELSQHALRQPGQEDLAHRQYRHYLKVHEDLLTDAAAKTGIQWTVPVPVLARYLNSVLDGLTMTWLTDRDSEHSREVLRLTGEHLLTLATQPAQN comes from the coding sequence ATGGCGTTGAAGGACCGCCGGGAAGAACTGATCGCGGCCGCGCTCAGGGTGATGGTTCGCGACGGGGCCGGGAAGGCGACGACGCGGGCGATCGTCAGCGAGGCCGGGATGACCTTGGGCGTCTTCCACTACTGCTTCGATTCGCGCGAGCAGCTGCTGCAAGAGGTGATCACCCGCATCACGGACAGCCTGGCCGCCGCGGCGCGGCGGGCGTTCGCCGACGAAGACGACCTGAGCTCGATCATCGTCAAGAGCCTCACGGCGTACTGGGAGGGCGTGGAGGCGAACCCCGGCGAGCACCTGCTCGGGTACGAACTCTCCCAGCACGCCCTGCGCCAGCCGGGTCAGGAGGACTTGGCGCACCGGCAGTACCGGCACTACCTCAAGGTCCACGAGGACCTTCTCACCGACGCCGCCGCCAAGACCGGGATCCAGTGGACGGTCCCCGTGCCGGTCCTCGCCCGCTACCTGAACTCGGTACTGGACGGGCTGACGATGACCTGGCTGACCGACCGCGACAGCGAACACAGTCGTGAAGTCCTCCGGCTCACCGGCGAGCACCTGCTGACTCTCGCCACCCAACCCGCGCAGAACTGA
- a CDS encoding ANTAR domain-containing protein has translation MTIEQAKGVLAVTGGLSMNDAFTALRAYARSHNLMLGNVARALAERKLDPALLLPRRDHTS, from the coding sequence GTGACCATCGAGCAGGCGAAAGGTGTCCTCGCCGTGACCGGCGGGCTCAGCATGAACGACGCCTTCACCGCGTTGCGTGCCTACGCCCGGAGCCACAACCTCATGCTCGGCAACGTCGCCCGCGCGCTCGCGGAGCGGAAGCTCGACCCGGCCCTGCTGCTGCCCCGGCGCGACCACACATCATGA
- a CDS encoding N(5)-(carboxyethyl)ornithine synthase, whose product MDQLSLGVIARSRKENERRLPIHPHHFDRIAADLRETIYLEHGYGEPFGVPDGKLAGVVAGMRTREQLIAECDVLLLAKPLREDVAELRAGQVLWGWPHCVQDVELTQLAIDRRLTVMAFEAMNHWRRDGSFDLHVFHKNNELAGYCSVLHALQLIGSTGDYGRRLRAVVIGFGATARGSVTALNAHGIHDVDVLTARGLSAVSSPIHSATMVHIDHDVNNPGDLRRSHAITDHGRVPLAGFLAEHDIVVNCVLQDTAAPLTFLIEEDLAAFAPGSLIVDVSCDEGMGFSWARPTTFTRPAFPIGDGLTYYGVDHSPSYLWNSATWEISEALLPHLRSVLSGQSTWDRNETVRRAIEIRDGTVCNPAILSFQHRSPEYPHRRR is encoded by the coding sequence TCAGTCTCGGCGTCATCGCGCGTTCACGCAAGGAGAACGAACGACGGTTGCCGATCCACCCGCACCACTTCGACCGGATCGCCGCTGATCTCCGGGAAACCATCTACCTCGAACACGGCTACGGCGAACCGTTCGGCGTCCCCGACGGGAAACTGGCGGGCGTCGTCGCGGGGATGCGCACGCGCGAGCAGCTCATTGCCGAGTGCGACGTGCTGCTGCTGGCCAAGCCGCTTCGGGAGGACGTCGCCGAACTGCGGGCAGGCCAGGTGCTGTGGGGCTGGCCGCACTGCGTGCAGGACGTCGAGCTGACGCAGCTGGCCATCGACCGGCGGCTGACCGTGATGGCCTTCGAAGCGATGAACCACTGGCGGCGCGACGGCTCGTTCGACCTGCACGTCTTCCACAAGAACAACGAACTGGCCGGCTACTGCTCGGTGCTGCACGCCCTGCAGCTGATCGGGTCGACCGGCGACTACGGCCGCCGGCTGCGGGCCGTGGTGATCGGCTTCGGCGCGACCGCGCGCGGCTCGGTGACCGCGCTGAACGCCCACGGGATCCACGACGTCGACGTCCTCACCGCCCGCGGTCTCAGCGCGGTCAGCTCGCCGATCCACTCGGCGACGATGGTGCACATCGACCACGACGTGAACAACCCGGGCGACCTCCGCCGCAGCCACGCGATCACCGACCACGGCCGGGTCCCGCTGGCCGGGTTCCTCGCCGAGCACGACATCGTCGTCAACTGCGTGCTGCAGGACACCGCCGCACCGCTGACGTTCCTCATCGAGGAGGACCTCGCCGCCTTCGCCCCCGGCAGCCTCATCGTCGACGTCTCCTGCGACGAAGGCATGGGCTTCAGCTGGGCCCGGCCCACGACGTTCACCCGGCCGGCCTTCCCGATCGGCGACGGCCTCACCTACTACGGCGTCGATCACAGCCCCTCGTACCTGTGGAACTCGGCGACCTGGGAGATCAGCGAAGCGCTGCTGCCCCACCTGCGGTCTGTCCTCTCCGGACAATCCACATGGGACAGGAACGAAACCGTCCGGCGTGCCATCGAGATCCGGGACGGCACGGTCTGCAACCCCGCGATCCTGTCGTTCCAGCACCGCTCGCCGGAATACCCCCACCGGCGTCGTTAG